A genomic region of Plasmodium cynomolgi strain B DNA, chromosome 5, whole genome shotgun sequence contains the following coding sequences:
- a CDS encoding small nuclear ribonucleoprotein G (putative), producing the protein MPLTVGKAGPASDFRKFMEKRLQVYLNGNRQIVGVLRGYDTFMNLVLDNTVEIKKEEQIDIGIVVIRGNSISYWECLDRVDIK; encoded by the exons ATGCCGCTTACTGTGGGGAAGGCAGGTCCCGCCTCGGACTTTCGAAAGTTCATGGAGAAGCGACTGCAAG TGTACCTAAATGGAAACAGACAAATCGTCGGCGTGCTCAGGGGCTACGACACCTTCATGAATTTGGTTCTGGACAACACGGTCGAGataaagaaggaggaacaaaTTGACATCGGCATTGTAGTCATCCGGGGCAACAGCATTTCTTACTGGGAGTGCCTGGACAGGGTTGACATTAAATGA